The Arvicola amphibius chromosome 6, mArvAmp1.2, whole genome shotgun sequence DNA window gccaggagaggggaagaaggaatagGCTGTCTAGACATGCTGTGCTAAGCCACTGAAATAGGCTGAGAAATTGGTAGTTGGAAACTTGGGTCTGGAGCCTGGGCTAAAGTTGGAAGCGGAAATGCTAGCTCTGTGACGGAACAGCAGAAACTACAGGAGGCGAGGTCGTCTGGCTAGAGAAAGATATGGGGACCCAAGAAGGAAACCCCCAGAAGTTTAAGGCGTGGACAGAAAGGGGAGCATTAAGAGAATGATAAAGAACAGTAGTAACTAAgacaagaaagacaaacagaggAACTGACGGGAAGGGGTGGTTAACTAAGTCCACTGACTGGTACAGGAAAGTGGCCAGACTTAGAACATACCAGTGATAGGCAACTGTGACCTTACCTAACAGTGACCTTAGGAAAAGCAGAGTGAAGCTGGCATGAGTGGGCCGCAGTTAGGGCAGGGATACCCAACTCTGTAAGTCTGCTAGTCGTAATCGGCATCTATCAGGGTCTAGCATTTTCACAGGGAAGATCTGTAATTTCTGTACAGAAGTAACAAGTCTTGACTGGTAGTTTATGAACAGCATAGGTGTATTTCATCTACTGGTCAAAACTTgggaataattaaaaaataagttaaaagattCTATCCATCTAAtctacatatatacaagtaactaTTTTGCCCTAGATCTTAGACTAGAACACACCCTTTGATGAGGGTAAGAACCACAACTTGGCCTTTAACTGGTTTACCATGAAAGCTGTGAGCAAGCATTGCAGCACAGTCATGTGCCACATGTTTCGGCCAAAAATGAGGTTCAGATATGATATGGTCCCAAAAGGTGCCATCTCTTGTGACATCATAAACAGTTTCTACATGTTAGTATTTGCAGAATACAACTGCCCGAGGTCACATTTCTCAGAATCCATGCCCGGCAAGTCACAGACAGCTGGAAATAAAGATGCCAGTGGGTGAGTTCAGCTGCTTACTTCCTCTGCAAATCACAGTTCGCTGGCCCTAGGCTTCTAGCGATTTAAATGTCAGGAAAGCATAGGATTTTGCCCCCTGCCATTTGCTTAAAAAGACCTGGATATGTCAGCACCAGACATGATGTCTTGGCCATGAAACTCTGGTCACAGCTGCTGTCCCATTTACACTCACTCACCCAGGGCCTTTTCCTGGGAGACCTGGCTGTTAGGGCATAGACAGCAACACAAGGGCACAAGTAGATTTCCCTTTACTGTGTTTGGTTTGTCATACCATTGCTACTCCTCTGCAGTCCAAGACTTCTCTATAACTTTtctaaaagcaaagaaagagaccCCCCCCCTTAACTCAACAGcctcttgtgtgtggtgtgtatgtgcagtgtatAAGGGTATGCATCTCAGGCACgcacatagaggtcagagggcatcagatgtcctCCTCTAGCAATCTCCGCCTTACTCCTCTGAGGTAGGATATCCCCCAGAAAGTCAGCAAGTCCCTGTAATCCTCTAGTCTCTGCCCCTACCCTGGGGCTGAGATACGCTTGGGACCATAGTGGatcctgggacctgaactcatgGCTGTGCAGCGATgcttttgaccactgagccacctgtctAGCTCCCCAGCTAATACCCTTCCAGTTCTGTGACTATTAGTATAAGGATGCCTTATGTAATTAATGGCAGCAAGGGATCTTATCTTCAGGAACTCTTATCAGGGAATGTCCAAGTAAGATTTCAAGATTTACTACACTCAAATCTTTACTTTGAGCAGCCATTTTGAGATGCATTGTTAGAGATGGTTATTCTGTATAATATACAGGGTAGAAAAACAGTGACTCCCTAGGGCAGAGGTTCTCAAAAAGCGGACTGCGGCTCCTCTGACAAACATCAGTCTccgaaaatatttacattacgattctaaacagtagcaaaattacagttatgaagcagcaacgaaAATAAGTTTATGGAGAGTTACTACaacatgagtaactgtattaaagtgtcacggcattaggaaagttgagaaccactggtctagagacTAATTATAATATTGTGTGgatttgagattttaatataaaactcACTCATgaggtcctaagttcagttcctaatACCACAGAacaaagtttcaaaataaaaagccagtCATCAAATGTAACCTTGATATCTTAAGCATGTTTTAGCACACTGAAAACTCTACAATACTACTTCAAATTTGGCTGCCTCAATTTCTTAATGTTCTGTTCATTTTAAAGAGGGACTTAAGAAACCAGCTGAACATTACCATAGTCCTTAGGTCTTCTTGCCAGTCTCTCACAAGGAAGCATCTGTCAGCACAGCTACATACTGGCCAAATAGCAACTGAAGCTGTCATAAGGGACAATGACTCGGGTGCCTCTCAAGTCAGGCACTTTATATCATCTCCAGGTGGGGACAGGGCTGACAAATCCTTTCCTGACCCTAAATCGTGGAACAAAAATCTGCATGTGATTCTGTCTATGCTGGATTACACATTTCATGTTGAAGCAATACAGGTAAGTCAGGGGTCTTAGTGTTTTATTCCAATGAAAATAACAAGGTTGCAGTTCAGAAATAGtctgttttaagaaaatatgGCCAACTGCCTAGAAAACTAAGCAGTTCTTTACAGTCTagcacaaaaatgtattttttctatttttcatagaACTGAACATCTATGACCAAAATGTAAACAaggtaaattttaatattttgattattcatTCAATGATATCAATAGTGTCAGTTTCTCTGGTCTCTTGACTTTACTGTATAGCTAACTACACATCTACTTCTATATATCTAGGTAACCTTTAGGTTACTTCGGCAACTTTGGTTTGGTTGCTGGTAACGAGGCCCTAAACTGTCACCCAATACAGTAGTAGAAAACAGCATTAGACTTTTCCCCCTTGTTCTTGGGTTTTGCTAGTCTTAGAAATTTGAAAATGACAATGAGGATTTTTGaatatatctaaaattttaaaaagttaccaaTAACAAAGATAATGGCTTATGTTCCATTTACTAGTGTTAACACTGAAGACCCCTCATAATCCCACAGGGGTAACTAGAGGAAAGCTGCTCAAACAATGGTCATCTTATGTAGACACACAACGCTCTGATGAATATTCTGAACTTTCTCCCACTATAGAAGGGAGACAATTTTAGAGCTGTCTGAGGTGCTGCAGCACGTCTACTGATACTCCCAGCTGTTTCACTAAGTTGGCCGTCTGTTCCAGAATCCAACTGAGGTTTGGTTTTTCCAAATGTGCATGCTCCTGTGTTCTGCAACAGTCTGAAGGTGAACAATCTTTCCCGCTAGGACTCTTATCAGAGTTTTTGTTAAACTCAGCACTATTTTCACAGAGTCTTTCATCTTCAGCTTCATCTATCTTTTTCTCAGCTGGAGCTACATGACAAAGGTCCATATCCTCAATGGAGTCCAATAAATCTGTAACTTGGGGCTGTGGAGTGACTGATTCCAGACGTTTAAGCACACACTCTTCACACTGGCCAACTGCATCCagaagattatttattttactgatcAAAGTTGAACTATTACCGTGAAGGAGACACCAGGAGAGCAAAGCACTGAGCGAAAATATAAACAAGAGTTAAATAGGAAAAATTCAAATAGTCACAGGCATTTAGAAAACTAGGCCCTACATGTTTTCCTTCAAGACAACACCATGAAGAAACAGATTAGCAATAATAATGCATGTCAAAATCAGGAAAGTAACAATGTAAAtaacacaaaaagaacaaacaaagcatCTTTTAATGCAAGTTAACCAAGACTTAATCATATAAACTGTTTATAAATCATACTTCCTTCACAGCTCTGTACcaatttttgattttatattttcttagacCATATAACTTCTatgcaataaaatataatttacataaagCCAGAAAAACCAgtaccttcttttctttcctttttaaaaatgaaagcctaGGCTTGTTAAACAATTAGAAAGACAAAATATTATCAGGAGGAATACTTCGAAGACTTCATTGTCACGAAGCGGTGTCAATGAAATCTCAAGTCAGTGTTTATTTCTTAGGAGTACTCAATATTTAACGGAGGCATCAGGCATACTTAAACTTTTCAAATTACCTCAATGTTCCCCTGAGTAGCCCATAGTTTATAATGACTTCTGCACCTTCTTTATAACCTTGATTGAAGCCCTGTTGAAGAGTAACTGCTTTGCCGGCATCTACTCCATCTCTGTAACCTTCCTAAAGACAAGAAACTGCTTGTAACTGACACCAAGTCAATATTTTCTGGAGAAGCACAAAGCACAGAGTCCGTTCTGAAAATAGATTTAGCAGGTTTATATTACGTTAACTGAATATGATATGGCAGAGACATAAATCCAAAGCAGAAGGTTTCTTCTAAAACCCTACTATtggtctgtccttccttcctgatCACATTTGtttccagcctggcctggaattcctaGTCCTACTCCTCATTCTCCTAAGTGATGACAAGAGGCATGTGCCTCGTCACCACATCCTCAGCTTACTTTGGAATCCACGGTTACCTTGTAAACATTAAACACCAGTTGTTAGGTTCTTTTTAAGAACTGTGTTAGCAAGGTCTTCACAGATGTGGGAACTCCATGTCTGGTCTTGGTAACTTAACTAGAACAGGGCAGTTAAGGAGGCTGGCCAGGCTGGGTGAGAGGAAACTATTTTAGGAACAGCATAGAGGAAGTCTGAATTTAGAAATCTAATCTGAATGAGGCATAGAGATTTTGCCCTCTTATAACTGGTCTAGCCCCAGATTCCCAAGGCATTTTTATAATGATATCCTGGCTGTTGGACTCAACAAATATATCGCTGGAACACAGGTAGATCATGACAACTGCAGCTTAAAAGGACCACGAAATGGCTGGTAAGTATATTAGGTGGACACAGTTCTTTTtgccttttactttttaaatatttatgtaacatatactccccccctccccccggggTGAGGGACGTTGCAAGCCATAACTtgatgtggattccagggatggaactccaCCTCATTATGGTCTGGAATCCACCTCTCTGTGGACGCAGATCTGACCAGTTTTCTCACCAGAACCAAGTGATTCTACCCCGATATTATTAAGGCAAGTTTTCAATgaatggtgagagagagagagggacgaggatggagaaggagaccgggaagaggggtgggagaggtaggagggagaggggagggaagggggagatgggagagggcgcaggagagggagaggaagagggagagagacgagaggagagagatgagagagcagATAGACGAGAGCGACGCTAGAGACGAGacgtcgagagagagagagagagccggaATGAATAGCACATTTAAAGTAAAACTGAAACAATAtctcctcctctaccttcccGTCCTGTGACAACATTCTTAGGTTCACCTTTTCCAAGCTTTAGTAACACCACGCCTCACTTCGGACTCTCCACCCACTGAAAAACATCTGTGAATATGAGTTTTTCTGACAGCCTTAGTCCAGTCGGTATATGTTTCTCCCCTTCAGCTATTTCCCTCCCCAAACACCGAACTCTGGAAAAAGTTCACTTTAGTCCGTCAGTCCCCTGCTCCAAACCCAGCCGGGGCTCTCAAAGAACTCGTGTTTAAAGGTTATCAACCTTTAACCAAGTAACCAAGCTGGGTGGAAGACGGGGCGGCCTTGGGGTCGCGGGAAGACAGCTGACCCCCCCTGGTCCAGGCCTCCAACCCTTAGCCCCCGTGGGAATCCCACGCCCCGCGCGTCCACGTCCCCCGCCCATTTACTTGGATTCGTCTCCGCATGTGTCCCTGCCATTCCCGCTGCACTAACAGAGTCTCGTCCGCTTCCTCGTCAAACACATCCTGATCCCCAGGGCTCGGGATCTCGGGAACCGCTCGAACCCAAGACATGTCCGAAGAAACCACGAGTCCCGGAGCCCTGGAGCCCCGGAAGCGGCCGCAAGTGCTTCCGGCCCGGGGGCGGGGCGAAAGGGAAGGTGTGGGACGAAGCGGCTCGTGCGTCTGGTCCTACAGCACTGAGACTGGGGAATGCCGCTGTCTCCTCCCTGGCGTTTTAGTCGGCCgccggggtggggtgggtgctgggagctaagTCCTACCATTCCAGGACTGAGACTCAGTTTCTGCGTGTGCTGAAGGATTTGGCCACCAGCGTGCAGCCGAGGACATTGGACTATGAAAGCTGATTCCGCGGTCAATTTGAGATTTAGTAATGTGAACACTTTTGTAAACCCAGCATCCATTGTCAGTTGCCCTCCCAGCCTTCCGCTCCTGCTCTGCGAGCTTGAGAGTTTAGGAATATGGTTCAAGCATTAGCAGCTTCTGGCCCACTGTACGTGTTGAAGAACTGGACAGCAGCGttcttgttttgtcctttgtATGAGAAAAATGAGTCGTGATAATTTTTCTGAAAAGTTTTCTAGAATACCTTTTTTTTGTATTAGACTTCATTTTAGGCCTTTGAGGGACTGCACGTCATAAGAATAAGTTCTCTCCCTGAGTTCTCAGGCCCCGTGGACTTCCTGTTAGAGTAGAAATGGTAGTTGAACAACAGTAACAGATAAGTAATTCATAGTTTGAAGATGTAAATCATATGAAAGAGTGCTACTGTGGGAGAAGACAGGTtactattttagtttattttatatttttgtgctggggattgaaccccaaGCTTTGCAAATGTGGAACATGTGCTCTGTCAATTCCCTGCAGCCCCAAAGTTACTATGTTACATTTTCAGGGAGAATTTGTATTCTGTAAATAAGTGTGTAAAACCAAATATAAATTGTGTTAATGTGGAATTATACAGatattaattagaaataaaatggtATTAAGGGAAGCAATAGTGATAGTGAtcgaaatgaataaaatagaaaacccaAAAGTCCTGACTGTCAGTAGGCACTTGTCCTCAAACCCAAGGAACTGGTGCAATCTCCATGACCtatgtgatggaaggagagaaccaactcctgaaagttgtcttctgacttccacatatgtactgtggtgtgtgtgcgcgtgcgcacacacacacacacacagagtatgtaataaatgcaataaaaataaaacaacactgGCATATTAAACCCTATAAAGGCCAGGGTCTGGAGACACGGCCCAGCAGTTAATGCTTGCGGCTCTTCTGGAGGATGCTAGCTTAGGTTTGAGCGTCCACAGAGAGTGtacggctcacaaccacctgtaactccagctccagggattctgaAGCCTTTTTCTAGCCTCCAAGGGTACttgcgcacacatgtacacacatgcatgcaaacacatatatgtataaataaaaataaatcttaaaaaataaaaagaaagcaaataatccTCTCTTGCATCTttctcattaagaaaaaatattaaacaagaaTTAGGAAGTGACCATTAATACAGatgaaaaacacaataaataattcAAACTCAAGAGCAGCACATGTAGTGTTTTAAGACAAGCTCTCAGTAAACTGGAAATGTAGCAGAGGatgaggatgattttgaacttctgatttttcaGTCTCTAACTCCTGAGCGCTAggtttacaggtgtgcatcaccacgcccagttctgtggtgctggggattggatGCAAGGCCTCGAGCAtgaactctaccaactgagctgcttCTCCATACACTTATATGAGTGTCTGCCCCTTAAAAGGTGAACTGTCTGATCTATGGCTCACTTATTAAAATGATTGCTTTACAAGGATAAAAGTATGAATTagagcccagaacccacatacaaaAGTCAGGTATTGTAATTGTATCTGTAATTTCCAGATCTCGGGACATGAAGACAAATGGAATCCTGAGGCTTTTGACCACCCAGAATA harbors:
- the Yae1 gene encoding protein YAE1 homolog encodes the protein MSWVRAVPEIPSPGDQDVFDEEADETLLVQREWQGHMRRRIQEGYRDGVDAGKAVTLQQGFNQGYKEGAEVIINYGLLRGTLSALLSWCLLHGNSSTLISKINNLLDAVGQCEECVLKRLESVTPQPQVTDLLDSIEDMDLCHVAPAEKKIDEAEDERLCENSAEFNKNSDKSPSGKDCSPSDCCRTQEHAHLEKPNLSWILEQTANLVKQLGVSVDVLQHLRQL